A region of the Callithrix jacchus isolate 240 chromosome 5, calJac240_pri, whole genome shotgun sequence genome:
TGGTGTCAGCGGCGCACGTGAAGTGCGTGTAGATCTCCTTGGTGTCTTTGCGCTTATTCAGGTCCTCAAACTAGAGATCATgagtacaaaaataattatagtgtCTTACAGCTGCCAAAACATTTAACATACAGTATTTCACAATAGCCCTGTGAGGCAGGCAAGGCATGTATACCCATTTTCATGCATCCTACTGTCTGACACCAATCCTTAGcaatgaggattttttttaatgaaggcgTTTATATTCTAGTAGGAGACAGACAATGATTGTGAAAATCATCAAAATATCTATGTCAGATGGAGAGAATTACTACAGAGATGAAGCAGGGGAGGTCAGATGCACCAGGGTGAAGAGCTGCCATCTTAAACAAGGTAGTCAGGAAAGTTTTCCTAGTAGAGTGGCAATGAGCGAAGAGGTAAGGAGGTGCTTGACGCGGTGGTGGGCTGTGTTCCAGGAAGAGGGACTGCAATGCAGAAGCAACAAGTATCAAATGTGTCTGATAAGTTGTCGGAGCAGCAGAAAAGTCCGTGTGGAAGTGAGTGAACAAacggaaaaagaaaggagagaagaggaggggaagggaggggaaaaaggaggaagagagggtgaAGCTGTGGGGtcacaacagagccagactgtgtaGGGCTTTGCAGGCTACTTTGGAGGGGGCTCAAGAGGAACAGCAGGTATAGACAACTGTCTGAGGAGCTCTGCTGTAGCTGAAGGACAGCAGAGAAATGGGATGATAGGTGAAGGTAGGTATGggtttaaaagagagaaattttaagGTAGGAGAAATTATTCTATTTGAAAGCTGAAAGCTGGTGGGAATAATCCAGCAGAGAGGAGAACATTGATGAGGCAAGAAGGCCAGCAACTGCCAAGATGACTGGAGCACAGCAGCTCACTCATAGTAACACAGGCAAGCCAGCACCTGGTAGTAGATTCAAGCACATGCGTGGGAGCAATGGTGGGAGCAGTGGGAGGTCTCTCCTGattgctttcatttcattaataaaattagGAAGTTAGGCCATGGACTCAGAGGAAGGATGGGAAGGACACAGGAGAGGAAATGCAATAGTCCCCTGGGAGAGTAGAAGAATGACTGACCAGGGAAATGTGCTTTAACCACCAGGCAGCATGAACAGCCCACTGAAAATTAGTAGCCACAATAAAGTGGGAGTATCCAGCACAGTTATGAGATTCTCTTTAAGGTTAAAATTATGCACATCATAAAAGCAGGTGTTACATGCAAACAGAACAGGGGCTTGAACCCAATCCTCCATTTCCTAGCCCAGAAACTTCATTTAGCAGCTGTTAgaatttcctcaaaaaaaatgaccattttttttaaccattgtcATAATCAAAAAGCATTGTTTGAGactagggttgccagatttaccAAATTAAAATATAGGACACTCGGTTTAGTTGGAATTtcatataaaaaacaatttttttagtaTACACATGTCCCATGCAATACTGGAGCAATATTTTGGACACAATCACACTAAAAAATTACTCATTGctcatctgaaattcaaatttaactagaCATTCTCTATTTTATCTGGCATCCCTAATAGAGACCTTTCTCCAAAGATACAAAGAGATAACCGTCCTAGTTGCTGTCCCTGAGAGTTTACCATTGGATCAAAAATATAATGTAAGGTATCAAAGAACAGCTCAGGGCAAGGCAATGGACTTCAAAAGTcccaggtcaggcacagtggctcatgcctgtaatcccagcacattgggccaaggtgggcggatcatgaggtcaagagatcgaggccatcctggccaacgtgatgaaaccccgtctttactaaaaatacaaaaattagctgggcgtggtggcgcacacctgtagtcccagctacttaggaggctgaagcaggagaatcacttgaacctgggaggtggaggttgcagtgagccgagatcgtgctactacactccagcctgggcagcagagcgagactctgtctcaaaaaaaaaaaaaagtcccaacaCTGCTCAAATCCCAAGTCCCAAACCTGTAAGTCAGCCTACTTCTCATCTTGGTGTCCTCAGCAGCTACAAAGACACCTAACCAACTGGTCGACATCTGCTAAGTACTCAACAAGAACCTGTCATTGACCCAATCCAGCCATCAGTCAATTAACAAAAGATCATTTCCTGTTTCAGAAATCTGCTTTGGAAAACATGTTATCTGAGACCCAGTCTCGGTACTCCTGCAAGCTCCAGGACATGCAAGACATCATCTCCCACTACGAGGAGGAACTGATGCAGCTACGCCACGACCTGGAGCGACAGAACAATGAGTACCAAGTGCTGCTGGGCATCAAAACCCACCTGGAGAAGGAAATTACCACATACCGACAGCTCCTGGAGGGAGAGAGCGAAGGGTAAGAAGGCAAAGGCTGGCATGAGAGGAGCATGGGACGAGCATCCAGCTGCTGTGGGCATATGTGTGCATCTCTGGGTTTAGTCACTCTAGCAAAAGAAAAGTTGTGTTGAGTTTCTGCAGAAGATACCTATAGCCGGTTGTATTTCACTAAGCAGCAAGTATAATTAATCAGCTAATACTCACAGGACACTAGGATTTGCAATCAGAAAAGCTAAGGTCTCTAGCAGGAAACAATTAGAAAGATTTTGGCCAATGTGTTTCCCAGTTGGAATGCACACAATTTtggctcaaaaaaaagaaaaaaaaaagccaaggggAATGTGTTAGTCCACcagccccccccaaaaaaaaaaaactgtgcataCAAGATTCAGATGTCTGGACTTTCAATGTGATATTTCTGGCCACCCCAGGAAATAACAACAGCTGGCATATATATTCTATGACCCAAAAAGAAGTAATAgaagttttataaaaaatacataaataaaacatcaCCAGACCAAACTCTGAACAGTCTGAGAAGCTCAGGGGTCTCAGGCTTAAGACTCAGACCCTGGCAGGGATCCTGGAGGAAACCAAGCTTGCAGCTGGCTGAAAGGAATGGATGGTTGGTGGACATTCCCTAACTCCAGGGTTAGTAGAAGCAGTACCCAATGCCTTCTGCATCCAGATGGGTTCGCCCATGAACTCATGACCTTGAGACTACTAAGCTCAGACAATTATCCTCATTAAAGAGCTGAGGATTTACAAGCAACCGAAGGAAGTTAGTTCATTCTGAGAAGTTTTTATGATTGTTGCTAGTACTAAAGTGAGTTTTAACCTTTATCACTTTTATAGGACAATGGAAGAATCAAAGTCGACCatgaaaggtaaaaaaaaaattccttcattGTTTGAATCTCTATTTTTAAGGAATTAGCCTGCTTATCCATTCTGTGGTAGTCATAATCCTTAGCATACTCCCAAATGTCCTGGGTTCAAAATTTATTTCACTCCCCAACGGTCAGGAATTTTCAATTAACAAATTAAGTAATACAAAATGAATGAGAGCTCCCTTCATTTTGTATTACTTAATTTGTTAATTGAAAATTTTcctcaatatatataaaatttcctcaatttatgtatattttcctcaatatatataaaatttcctcaatttatgtatattttcctcaatatatataaaatttcctcaatttatattttccttaatatatatataaaggcaagGAGTAAAGATTAAAATGATAATTCATAGTATTATGTCTCTATTAAGTAATGGTGTCTGTTTACTAAACTCCTAGAAAATTAAGAGGCAATTATTTCATGTCATGTCTCAGATTATTCTGTTGAACACTAGTGTTCCATGAGATTTGAATAGTGTATTATGGATGATGTGTTCTATGACCAGTTAAGGTTAGAAACACTGTGTGCCATTATCCTCTTCTTGAACAGTCTTGTTGCATTTCAGCATGTTAAAGATGGAACAGGTACTGctttgaaggaaaaaaggaacaagaaagaggaagaaacaacAGAAGTTCAACTTTGTTTAGTGCAGTATTCCCAAACATCTTTGACCCAGAAACATACTTTCTCAGATTGCCTTTAATATCTCACAGAAAAGTTCCAGGAGACCATAGTCTGGGACAAGTGGCACTTTCCGATTAGTTTATGATAAATCTGTACTAAGGCATTGGAGATTCAAAGTTGAAGTAATCATCACAGAACACCTGGTCTTCTACCCCTCTACAAAATAAGACAAGGGTCTTTGAGCCTCTCTTCACACATGTCCTAGGATGAGAAACCCATACTTGATGGGGCAGACCCATTGGAGAGGTTTTATTCCTTGtaattttattaatgatttcAGTTCTTCCCTGTGGAATAGAATTGGTTTATTGATGTTTCAACAGGCACTCACTCAAGTAagttatatatttgaaaacagcCATGGTAAGCATCCCTGGCTTCTCACCCAGCCCTCATGTGGCATGCTTTCTAGACCTTAAAAGGTGGTACCCTGAATAGCCCTGAGTGCTCCCGTAAGCTCAAGGAATCTGTGCAGCGCTACAAAGCCCACATGCAGAGAAAGAATTCCCCAAGTGCTTGCAGTCAGAGACTAGGTTCCACATCAGGCACAGCTATGATGAAGGTCTTCACCTCCAGAAGGTGGCACTGTTCAGAGATCCTCCTctggagagtgggagaaaatcccTCCTTGAGGAAATCCCTTTTCCCTGCAGCAGAGCCCGCCATATTGCTTAGTGATCATTTTGGAAGGCGCCGAGAGCCTTCAGGGACTGACAGCAGGGAACTGAAAATTAGTTCAGTTCAGATGGTGGAGGAAGCATGGTAGTGACGTCTTCCGTACTCTTTTTCTCAGCGTCTGCAACTTCAAAGATCAAGGCCATAACACAGGAGACCATCAATGGAAGATTAGTTCTTTGTCAAGTGAATGAGATCCAAAAGCAAGCATGAGACCAATAAACATTTCTGCCTGTTGTAAAATCTATTTTACCCCAAGGAAAGTCCTCGCCCAGACACTAATGAGTGAGTTCTAAAAGATATCCTTGGAGTTATCAGACtcagaaacttttctttttttcctctgtaacaATCTCACCAGATTTCTTATAATGCTCTTAATATATTGCACTTTTCGAATCAGCGTGAGTTTATGAGATTAAGCTCTCCTTTCCTACTGTAGCCTTCAGATTCTCATCATTGTGCATCTATTTTGTAGCCAATAAAACTCCACACTAGCTACATCGTGTCTTTTTTTAATATCATGAGGCAAGACAGCACCTCGAGGTCTCATCCTAACAAGGGTTTCTCAGAACATTGTTCATGGAAGATCCAGAGAAATCTCGACATCAGGCACGTTCACAGCAGCCAGACACTGAGCAGAATTTTCACCCTGTAGCCAGGCAACCTGGGCATGAGGCTCTCCACAATCCACACTTCtgccaggaggaagagggggaggaaacAGAGAAACGAGGCTCAGAAAGCCTCACTGGGAGTATGAGATGACCAAAAACTATGCTATCTCacttttaagaaggaaaaatgcTGAATGGCCTAAAAGAGTAACTCTCTTTTAGGTTTATTGCAAgctagaaaaggaaattaaggggaaaaaattttcatTACAGGCAGATACTAAGGCTCTAAAAGGGGAAGTAACTCATCTAAGATCCAAATTGCAAATATTAGGATCCTGAGTAtcatgctgtattagtctgttctcacgctgctataaagacatacccaaggctgggtaatttataaaagaaagaggtttaattgactcacatgtggacatggctggggaggcctcataatcatggtggaaggcagaggggaagcaaaacgtcttacatggcagcaagcaagagtgcttgtgcaggggaactcccctttataaaactatcagatctcagcTGGgagtggcggctcacacctgtaatcccagcgctttgggaagccaatgcagGCTGATCCCTtgtagtcaggagttcaagaccagcccagccaacatggtcaaaccccatctccactgaaaatacaaaaattacctaggcgtggtggtgggcgcctgtaatgccagctactccggaggctgagacaggagaattgcctgaacccatgaggcggaggttgcagtgagcccatcgcgccattgcactccagcctgggtgacaagagtgagactctgtctcaaaaaagaaaaaaaaaatcagatctcataactctcaggagaacagcatgagaaagacctgccctcatgattcaatcacctcccacggagtccctcccataacacatgggaattatgggagctgaaattcaagatgagagttgggtggggacatggccaaaccaCATCACAGGCTGAACTGTAGCAGGTGGGTAAACTATGAGACTATGTACCTCTGTCCTCTGAGGAAGATGCCATTTTCTCATTCTAGGAATGTGGGCCACTGTTCTGAAGCCAGTGCAGAGGAGCACTTCTGGAGAAAAGGAAGGGGGAAATCCACATATAAATTAAGACATCGTCAGAAAATGGAATTATAGGATATTAACAATTTAAGAGACTAAAGACACAGGATAGTCCAaatctcccattttatagacaaatcAACAGAGGCTCAGAGCAGTGAAAGCATTTCCCCAGACACTCACTGGATCAGAGCAGCTGCGTCTAGACCCCGGTCTCGACTTCT
Encoded here:
- the LOC103793320 gene encoding guanine nucleotide-binding protein G(i) subunit alpha-2-like isoform X3; this encodes MPTAAGCSSHAPLMPAFAFLPFALSLQELSFEDLNKRKDTKEIYTHFTCAADTKNVQFVFDAVTDVIIKNNLKD